A stretch of the Synergistes jonesii genome encodes the following:
- a CDS encoding indolepyruvate ferredoxin oxidoreductase subunit alpha: protein MAKATVDQSVCVGCEACVGVCPVSAISVNDGKASVDQDSCVECGACAATCPVSAISL, encoded by the coding sequence ATGGCTAAAGCAACAGTCGATCAGTCAGTATGCGTAGGCTGCGAGGCCTGCGTCGGCGTGTGTCCCGTTTCCGCTATCTCCGTGAACGACGGCAAGGCTTCCGTTGATCAGGACAGCTGCGTCGAGTGCGGCGCCTGCGCGGCGACATGCCCGGTGAGCGCTATTTCTCTGTAA